The following DNA comes from Mesorhizobium sp. B2-1-8.
AGGGGTGATTTTCACCCTCCCCCTCGTGGGTCCCACAAGGGGAAGGTAGAAACGCCTCAAATCGCAGCCGTAATAATAATCTCGACCAGATATTCAGGGCCGGCGAGCTTTGCTTCGCCGGTGGCGCGGGCGGGCGTGTGGCCCTGCGGCACCCACTTGTCCCATTCGGAATTCATCTCGGCGAAGGTGCCCATGTCGGCCAGCCAGATGATCGCCTGGACGATCTTGGTCTTGTCGGTGCCGGCCTTGGCCAGCAATTCGTCGATGGTGGCCAGAATATCACGGGTCTGCGAGGCGACGTTGCCGCCGGGTTCGCCGACCTGGCCGGCCAGATAGAGGGTGTTGCCGTGGATGACGATCTGGCTCATGCGCGGGCCAACATCGATGCGACGAATGCTCATTGCGAGGTTCCTTCCGTTGTGGTCGCGCCTCTTTAGAGTCGCCATCCGCTTCGGGCAAGGCTGCCTGAACCGAAACCGCTTGAGCCAATCGCTCCATCCAGGGCCAGGCACGTACAGGGCGAGTTGACCACCGTGTCGCAATTCCGCCGGATTGACTTGTTGACTAATGTAATAACATCACATATCCAAGCGGCCGCACCTAGCCGCATTTGGCTTCCCACGGAACGATATGACCCAGACCTGCCTGACATTCCGTGACCTGACGCTCGGCTACAACAGCCATCCAGCGATCCATCACCTCGATGGCGCGATCCGCAAGGGCTCGCTCACGGCCGTGGTTGGGGCCAACGGGTCCGGCAAGTCGACGCTGATGAAGGGTATTGTCGGGGTGCTGAAGCCGATGGCCGGCGAGGTCATTCGCGCGCCGGGCGTGCGGGCGGCTTACCTGCCGCAGCAATCGGAACTCGATCGCTCCTTTCCCGCCCGCGTCGTCGATCTGGTATCGCTCGGCCTGTGGCCGAAGCGCGGCATGCTTGGCCGCTACACCAGGGAAGATCGCGACGCCGTCAGCCAGGCTTTGATGGCCGTCGGCCTCGGCGGCTTCGAGAAGCGGCCTATCGACACCCTCTCCGGTGGCCAGTTGCAGCGCACTCTGTTTGCCCGCGTGCTGCTGCAGGATGCCGAACTGATCCTGCTCGACGAGCCGTTCAACGCGGTCGACGCCAAGACGGTCGGCGACCTCATTGCCCTGATCAAACGCTGGCACGGCGAGGAACGCACCATCATGGTGGTCGTCCATGATCTCGATCTGGTGCGCCAGAATTTTCCCGAAACACTGTTGCTTGCCCGCCAGCCGGTTGCCTGGGGCGAGACCCGGGAGACACTGAAGCCGGAGAACCTGCTGCGCGCGCGCCGCTTCCACGAAGCCTGGGAAGAGAACGCGCCCTGGTGCGAGCCTGACGAGCACGCTCATGGCCAAGACCATGATCATCATGGCCACGACCATCATGGCCACGATCATCACCACGGCGCCGGACCGAGGGCCGCCTGATGGACGCGCTCTACGGACTCTTCATCGCCCCCTTCGCCGATTTCGGTTTCATGCAGCGGGCGCTGTTCGGCTCGCTGATGCTGTCGCTCGGCGCCTGCCCTATCGGCGTCTTCCTGATGCTGCGGCGCATGAGCCTGTCGGGCGACGCCATGGCGCACGCCATCTTGCCGGGTGCGGCCGCCGGTTTCCTGTTCTACGGGCTGGAGATCCTGCCGATGACCGTAGGCGGGCTGATCGCCGGCATCATCGTGGCGCTCGGCGCCGGTGCCGTCTCGCGTTTCACCATCCAGCGCGAGGACGCGTCGATGGCGGCCTTCTACCTGATTTCGCTCGCCATCGGCGTGCTGATGGTGTCGATCCGCGGCTCCAGCGTCGATCTCATGCATGTGCTGTTCGGCACGGTGCTGGCGCTCAACAACGAGGCTTTGACGCTGATCGGCGGCATCGTCGCGGTGACGCTGGTCAGCCTTGCCATCTTCTGGCGGGCGCTGGTGGCGGAATGCCTCGACCCGCTGTTCCTGCGTTCGGTCAGCCGCATGGGCAGCCCGGTGCATTTCATCTTCCTCGGCCTCGTCGTTCTCAATCTGGTTGGTGGCTTCCAGGCGCTCGGAACTTTGCTTTCCGTCGGACTGATGATGCTGCCGGCGGCAGCCGCGCGCTTCTGGACGGCGCGCGTCGAGCCGATGTGCGTGCTGGCCGTGCTGATCGGTTTTGCCTCCTGCATCGCCGGACTGCTCCTGTCCTACCACGCCTCGCTGCCGTCCGGTCCAGCCATCATCCTGTCGGCCGGCGTCGTCTATTTCGCCTCGATCCTGTTCGGCACGCGCGGCATTCTGCGCGCCCGCATCATCCATCACCGTCACAGAACGGCCTGATCCCCCGCCCCTAAAAGGAGACCCGCTTATGCTGAAATCGATCCGTGCCGCCCTGGCGATGAGCGTTATAACATTAACCGCCTTTGGGGCGTCATCGGCCTTCGCGGCGCCGCTGAAAGTGGTCGCCAGCTTCACCGTCATCGCGGATTTCGCCAAAAACGTCGGCGGCGACCGTGTCGACATCACCACCATCGTTGGCCCCGATGGCGACGCCCATGTCTACGAGCCGAGCCCTGCCGACGCGGTCGCCATGGCCAAGGCCGACATCGTTCTGGTCAACGGCCTGCACTTCGAAGGTTTCCTGCAGCGGCTGGTCGATGCCAGCGCCACCAAGGCCTCGATCATCACCTTGACCAAGGGCGTGACGCCGATCGATTTCAAGCCTGAATTCGCCGACGCCGACGCGGCCGAGGGTGCCGGCACCGGCGGCGGCAAGACGGTCACCGACCCGCACGCCTTCCAGTCGATCGCCAACGCCAGGATCTATGTGAAGAACATCGCCGAGGCCTTCTGCGCGGCCGACAGCGACGGCTGCGTCTCCTATCAGACCAATGCCGCCGCCTACACCAAGAAGCTCGACGCGCTGGAAGGCGAAGTGAAGGCGGCGATCCAGTCGATCCCCGAGGCGAAGCGCGTCGTCATCACCTCGCATGATGCCTTCGGCTATTTCGAACACGAATACGGCCTGACCTTCCTCGCTCCGCAAGGCATCTCGACCGATTCCGAACCGTCGGCCGCCGACGTCGCCAAGCTGGTCGAGCAGGTGAAGCAGGACAAGGCCGCGGCCATCTTCGTCGAGAACATCACCAACCCGCGCCTGATCGAGCAGATCGCCAGCGAGACCGGCATCAAGATCGGCGGCACGCTCTATTCGGACGCGCTGTCGCAGCCGGACGGCCCGGGATCGACCTATATCAACCTGATGCACAACAACATCCGTCAGATCAAAGGCGCCATTCTCGGCAGCTGAATCTGATCTGCCGTCCAGCCGGGCCATATGGCCCGGTTGGATTTTCCGGCGCGCGATGTCTATTTGGCAGAGAATTCCGTCGAAGCGGATTGCCGCCCCTCTCCCGGAGTGGCAAGACTTTCCACCAAACCAGATTGCGAGGATGCGAGCCATGGAATATCGCCAGATCAGCGAAGACTATTCGGTCTCGGGCCAAATCCAGCCCGAAGATGTCGCCGCCATCAAGGAAGCCGGCTTCAAGAGCGTGATCTGCAACCGGCCGGACGATGAACAGCCCGGCCAGCCTTCGGCGGACACGCTCAAGGCAACGATCGAAGCCGCCGGTCTCGGCTTCCGCTACATCCCGGTGATCAGTGGCCAGATCACGCGAGAGAATGTCGACGACCAAGCCGAGGCGTTGGATGAGCTCGAGGGTCCAGTCTTCGCCTATTGCCGCTCCGGTGCGCGCTGCACAAACCTGTATGGGCTAATCCAGCAGTCGAAAGGCTAGATCGGTAGCGCCCCGGTTTCCTTCAGCGTTTCGAGCACGATCGCGGTCTTCACATGCTGTACCGATTCGTGCGGCAGGAGCACGCCGTTGACGAACTCGGACAACGATTTGAGATCGGGCGTCACCACCTTCAGGATATAGTCCATCTCGCCGGTCAGCGCGTGCGCCTCCTGCACTTCCGGCAGCCGCGCCACCAGCTCGCCGAAGCGCCGCGCATTGTCTCGGTTGTGGGTGGCCAGCGTCACCGAGATGACGTTGACCAGCGAAAAGCCGAGCCTGTCGCGGTCGAGCACGGCGCGATAGCCCTTGATGTAGCCGTCCTCCTCCAGCCGCTGGCGGCGGCGCGAGCATTGCGATGCCGAGAGGTTCACCCGTTCGGAAAGATCGTTGTTGGTGAGCCGCGCATCGCCCTGCAAGAGCGCCATTATCTTGCGGTCAAACTGGTCGATGCGCGCATCATCCATGGTTTTTTCTCATTTCATGCATGCTTCACGCATGACATCATCATTTCAAGCGTTTGAATGCAAGCACCATGCACGGGCTTCGCGCTATGATGGCGTCGGATGGCCTTTTCAGGCCAAGCAGCTTCCGGAGGAATACCATGGGTCCCTTCCCGCACGATGCCCCGCCCGCCACGATCAGCAAGGACAATCCTGCCGGCACTGACGGTTTCGAGTTCGTCGAGTTCGCGCATCCAGAGCCCAAGAAGCTGGCCGAGCTGTTCACCCGCATGGGTTATGTGGCGGTGGCCAGGCATCGCACCAAGGACATCACCGTCTGGCGCCAGGGCGACATCAATTATGTCGTCAATGCCGAGCCCGGCTCGCACGCGATGAAGTTCGCCGACAAACACGGCCCTTGCGCCGCCTCGATGGCCTGGCGGGTGGTCGATGCCAAACATGCCTTCGAGCATGCCGTCTCGAAGGGTTCCACGCCTTATGCAGGCAACGACAAGGCACTCGACGTGCCGGCCATTGTGGGCATCGGCGGCTCGCTGCTCTATTTCATCGATGCCTACGGCAAGAAGGGCTCGGCCTATGACGCCGAGTTCGAGTGGCTGGGCGAACGCGACCCGCGGCCGCAAGGCGTCGGCTTCTATTACCTCGACCACCTGACCCACAATGTCTATCGCGGCCAGATGGACAAGTGGTGGGACTTTTATCGCAATCTGTTCGGCTTCAAGCAGATCCATTTCTTCGACATCGACGGCAAGATCACTGGCCTGGTCAGCCGCGCCATCACCTCGCCCTGCGGCAAGATCCGCATTCCGCTCAACGAATCCAAGGACGAGACCAGCCAGATCGCCGAATACCTGAAGAACTACAATGGCGAAGGCATCCAGCACATCGCGGTGGGCACCGACGAGATCTACGCCGCCACCGACAAGCTCGCCGAGAACGGGCTGAAATTCATGCCCGGCCCGCCCGATACCTATTACGACATGTCTTATGACCGCGTGAACGGCCATGACGAACCTGTCGAGCGCATGAAGAAGCACGGCATCCTGATCGACGGCGAAGGCGTGGTCGACGGCGGCATGACCAAGATCCTGCTGCAGATCTTTTCGAAGACCGTTATCGGGCCGATCTTCTTCGAGTTCATCCAGCGCAAGGGCGATGAAGGCTTTGGCGAAGGCAATTTCCGCGCGCTGTTCGAATCGATCGAGCAAGACCAGATCAAGCGCGGCGTGATCAAGGTTCAGGCTGCGGAATAGACCGGAGTTCTTGCGGCTCGATCAATTATGACCTAAATTCTGGTCAAAGGGTCGAGCACATGAACGTTTCTATCGCCGAAGCCAAAGCCAAATTGTCCGAACTCGTCAGCCGCGCGGAAGCAGGCGAGGAGATCGTTCTTACGCGCCACGGCAAGGTGGCGGCGCGCATTGTGCCTCCGGCGGTGGCCGAACCTCTGCCGCGTATCGGCGCATTGAAGGGGAAAATCTGGATTGCGGACGATTTTGACGAACTCGGCCCCGAATGGGACGAGTACGTGAAATGACGGTCGGCCCCTTTCTCGCCGACACACATATCATCTTCTGGTCGATTTCGGACGATCGACGTCTCAGCGAGCACCACCGCGCCATCTTGGCTTCGGAAGCGGTGGTGTTTGCGAGCGCGGCAAGCGTTTGGGAAATTGCCATCAAACGATCGATCGGAAAACTCAATGCGCCGGACGATCTGCCGACGCTGCTTCCAAAGATGCGATTTCAGCCGCTCGTTGTGACGCTACAGCATGCGAATGCCATCAGCGGTCTACCCCACCACCATGGCGATCCGTTCGACAGATTGCTGATCGCGCAGGCGCAAGTGGAAAACCTGACCATCCTTACTTCCGACCCGCATTTCGCCCGTTATGATGTCGCTGTAGCGTGATTAGCTAGGCGGTTTGTCTCATAGCCGAAGCCTCTCAACCTCCTCCTGCCTAACCTTGACGTCATAATCGAGCAGGAACTCGTCCAACTGCGGCGGCGCGACCGAAGTGCCGGACAGCATCGCATGCACCTGGCCGCGATGATGGATGTCGTGCAGGAAGACGTGCGCCAGGATATCGCCGATCTTTTCCGGGATCATGCCGTCCTCGCGCCGGTCCGTGATGACGCGGCGATCGAGATCGGTCTCCGACAGGCCATCGCAGAAGGCGATCAGCCGCCGGTCCGCCGCAAGCTGGGCGATGTAAAGCTTCGGCGCGGCATCGAAAGGCACGAAATCATCATGGGAAGCGGCACCGACGCCGCCCTCTTCGAGAAAATCGAGATAGAGATGATCGACCGCGAGGACATGATTGAGCGTTGCCTTGATCGACGGGAAAAAGCTGGTGCGCTCAGCCTCGAACTCACCAGGCTTGAGCGCAAGCACGGCACGATAGAGCCGGTCGTTCGACCAGAGATTATTGCCGGCCATGCGGCGCAGATGATCCAGAAGATTCATCGCCGAAAATCTGTCTTAGCCTCTATCTCTCGTATTTCTCGACCTTCTGCTCGATGGCGCCGAAGATCGAATGGCCGGCCTTGTCTTTCATCTCGATGCGTACCGTGTCGCCGAAGCGCAGGAACGGCGTCTTTGTTTCGCCTGACACAATCGTCTCGATCATGCGCAGCTCGGCGATGCAGGAATAGCCGGCGCCCCCCGCTGAGACCGGCTTGCCCGGGCCGCCGTCGAGCTTGTTGGACACCGTACCCGAGCCGATGATGGTGCCCGATACCAGCGGCCTTGTGCGGGCGGCGTGAGCGATCAGGGCCGGGAAATCGAAGGTCATGTCGATACCGGCATTGGCGCGGCCGAACGGCTTGCCGTTGATGTCGGCGAGCAGCGGCAGGCTGACCTTGCCGCCATCCCAGGCGTCGCCCAGTTCATCCGGCGTTACCGCGACCGGAGAGAAGGCCGAGGACGGTTTCGACTGGAAGAAGCCGAACCCCTTGGCCAACTCCGACCCCGTGAGCGCGCGTAGCGTGACATCGTTGACCAGCATGACCAGCCGGATCGCGGCGCGCGCTTCATCGAGGCTGGACCCCATCGGCACATCGTCGACGATGACGGCGATTTCGGCCTCCATGTCGATGCCGAAGGCTTCATCCGCCATCCGGATCGGATCGCGCGGCGCAACGAAGGAGTCCGAGCCGCCCTGGTAGATCAGCGGGTCGGTCCAGAAGCTCGCCGGCATCTCGACGCCGCGCGCTTTTCGCACCAGTTCGACATGGTTCACATAGGCCGATCCGTCGGCCCATTGATAGGCGCGCGGCAGCGGCGAATGCGCGTCGTGCTCGTGGAAGCGAGCCGCCGGCATCGCTTTGTTCTCCAGCGATTCCGCGATCGTCGCGAGATGCGGCGAGATCCTGCGCCAGTCGTCGAGTGCCGCCTGCAGCGTGCGCGCCAGGAACGATGCGTCGGTGTACTGCGTCAGGTCGCGCGAAACGACGACGAGTTTTCCGTCGCGCGTTCCGTCCTTCAGCGTGGCAAGCTTCATACATCCTCCCATTCATTATTCATAATATTTGCCGGCATAGAGAATTCTTGCTGTGGCTTTCCAAGGATTCTCATCGGTCAAAAAAGCCGGATCGGCCCGCCTATTGTCTTTGACCCAAGCAACAGCCGATTCGAGAAAAGTGCCAATCGAGCCGTTTTCCCATCCGTTCCAGCCGAGATCAGTCCCTGCAGGTCTCATTGACTGTTTGCGATCGGTATCCTCACGATCATTCGACAGTGCGTCGACGAACCGAATGAAAGACGGCAGGTCCTCCACCGTATTGAGGAGCAATTGGAGTCGCGCTGCGGAATCCTCCCCAGACTGCCGTACCTCTTCCCAAAGCTCGTCGTCGGTCACGTCTCACTCCCAAACGTTACAACAAGGCCGTCACGGGCGATCGTCAAGTCGCCGGCCCATGTTTTCCTGACGGCGGCGATCCAGTCCGCCTCGCCGATCTCGGCATCGTCGGCTGGAATGAGGTGGTTGAGCACCAGTCTTTTGACCCCGGCTTCGCTGGCGATGCGCCCGGCGTCCTCGGCAAAGCTGTGGCTGGCGAGCAGATGTTCCCTGAGCCGCGCGCCATTGCCGGTCCTGGCAACCAGCCGCTCGATGCCTTCCTCCAGCATGGCTTCATGGACGAGGATATCGGCATCTTCGGCGAAATCGGCGAGCGGTGGGAAAAAGGCAGTGTCGGCCGAGAACACCAGGCTTTTTGCGCCATGCTCGAAGCGCAGGGCAAAGCAATCGGTCACCGGGGGGTGGTCGACGCGGAGCGCCGTCACCTTCAGGCCGCGCTGCTTGACCACATGGCCTTCGCCGAATTCGTCGATCGAAATCAACTCGCGAATATCGGGCCGGCCCTCATCGACGATGCGGATCTCGATGTCGAATTCCATCGCCTGACAAAAGCGCCGCCAGTAGTGGCCGACCCCAGGCGGGCCGAACACGGTGACCGGCGTCGCCAGGCCAGCTGTCCAGGCGGTGTGGATCAACGGTCCAAGCTCCAGCACATGGTCGGAATGGAGGTGCGTGATGAAGATCAGATCGAGCGCCTTCAGCCTGACGCCGGCATCGACCAGACCGCGCGTCACGCCAAGCCCGCAGTCGACGACTATCGCTCGCCCGCCGATCTCGAGCAGCGACGAACTCGGCCACGGTCCGCCCGGCCGCAGCGCCGGACCGCCTTTCGAGCCCAGCAGCACCAGCCGATCCGGCATTGGCTTGCCGCTCAAGACCAGTCGCCCTCGGGCGTGCCATTGAAGCGTTTCTTCAGGCCGGCCCAGCAATCGATGTAATTGTCCTGCCGGGTCTCGAGTTCGGCGCCGTAACGGGTCAGCATCTGCGGAAAGCGGGTCTCGAACATGAAGGCCATGGTGTTGTCGAGCTTGACCGGTTTCAGGTCCGCGCGCGAGGCCTTTTCGAAGCCAGGCGCATCCGGCCCATGGGCCAGCATCAAATTGTGCAGGCTGATGCCGCCGGGCACGAAGCCTTCTTCCTTGGCGTCGTACTGGCCATGGATCAGCCCCATGAACTCGCTCATGATGTTGCGGTGGTACCAAGGCGGCCGAAACGTATCTTGGGCCACCAGCCAGCGCGGCGGGAAGATGACGAAGTCGATATTGGCCGTGCCCTCCTCGCCGCTCGGCGCTGTCAGCACGGTGAAGATCGACGGATCCGGATGGTCGAACAGCAGCGCGCCGACCGGCGAAAAGGTCGCCAGATCATATTTGTAAGGCGCGTAGTTGCCGTGCCACGCCACCACGTCGAGCGGCGAATGCTCGATCTCGGTGACATGGAAATTGCCGCACCATTTCACGATCAGCCGGCAGGGCGTTTCCTTCTCCTCGAACCAGGCGCAGGGCGTCTTGAAGTCGCGCGGATTGGCCAGGCAATTGGCGCCTATCGGGCCGCGGTCAGGTAGCGTCAGCTTGGCGCCATAATTCTCGCAGACATAGCCGCGCACTTCCTTGTCGACCAGTTCGACCTTGAAGACGAGGCCGCGCGGTAGAACGGCGATTTCACCGGGCCGAAGCTCGATGACGCCCATCTCGGTGACCAAGCGCAAAGCGCCGACCTGCGGTACAACAAGCAATTCACCGTCGGCGTTGAAGAAATGATCGTCGACCATCGATGTGTTGGCGATATAGACATGGGCTGCCATGCCGGTCTGCCCAAGCACGTCGCCGGCTGTGGTGATGGTGCGCATACCCTGGATGAAATCGGTCGGCTCCTTCGGCATCGGCACCGGATTCCAGCGGTACTGGCCAAGCGCCAGCTCGTGATCGCCGACATTGGGCGCGGACTTCCACAGGGGGTAGCTCGCGGCCTTGAACCGGCCCGTGTGCTTGACGCTTGGCCGGATGCGATAGAGCCAAGAGCGCTCATTGGTGCCGCGCGGCGCGGTGAAAGGCGAACCGGAAAGCTGTTCGGCATAGAGGCCGTAGGCCGGCCGCTGTGGCGAGTTGCGCCCCTGCGGCAGCGAGCCAGGCAATGTCTCGGTCTCAAAATCGTTGCCGAAGCCCGGCATGTAGGAAAAGGTCATCGCTTCCTCCCGGAATAGAGCCAATTGACCAAACTGGTTTCATTTGTAACCATCGAAAATGTAACTATCAATCTTCCGTTTTTGCCGGATGCGGACAATGGACATTCTCGAACTCGAAAGCTTCCTGCCCTACCGGCTCTACCGTCTCGCCGATGCCGTCAGCCGCGAATTCTCGAAGGTCTATAAGGACCGCCATGGCCTGACCCGGCCCGAATGGCGCACGTTATCGGGATTGGGACAGCGCGGCACGATGACCGCCACGGAACTCGGCGAACAGTCGGCCATGCACAAGACCAAAGTTTCGCGGGCGGTGGCCGAGTTGGAACGGCGGCGCTGGCTGGTGCGAACGGCCGACGAGAACGACCGTCGCGTCGAGCACCTGGCCCTGACCAAGGCAGGGCTTGCGGCCTATCGCGAGATGGTGCCGCTGGCGAAGGCGTTTGAGCGGGAATTGCTGGCGAGATTGAGTGTGGAGGAACGTGCAGCGATTGTGAGTGGGGTGGCGGCGCTGGAGATGGCTCTAAGCCAAGGCTAAAGTTCCGAACCGTCTGGGAACAGAACTATAGATGTGTTGCCGTGGCCGATGTGCAGCCGACCGCTCGAATGATTAAATCTCAGGTGGCTTAAGAACGGCGCGTGCAGCCCGCTTGGCAGTGCTGCAGTCCTCACCATCATGTCTATTTCCACGATGGTCTTGTGAAGTATCTTCTCAACTTCGGACGTTCGGCGGCTTCGCTCCGAAAACAGCGACCGCTGCAGCAGATCAGGTCTGCGCCTAGCTACCTCGGCAAATATCTGCCTCAACTCGCCATGCGGCCGCCCATCCAACCTCTCCAAGGCTATTACGAGCGACTCAAGCAGGCGATGTCGATTGTCCACGCTGGCAAGGCCTCACCAGTCCATCACCACCTTGCCCGAACTGCCGCTCCTCATCGCATCGAAGCCCGCCTGGAAATCGTCGATGCCGATACGATGCGTGATCAGGCCGGTCACATCGAGCGGGCCCTGCACCAAGGCGATCATCTTGTACCAAGTCTCGAACATTTCGCGGCCATAGATGCCCTTCAGATGCAGCATCTTGAAGATGACCTTGTTCCAGTCGATCTCGAAACCGGTCGGCGCGATGCCGAGGATGGCGATCTTGCCGCCATTGTTCATGGTGTCGATCATGTCGCGGAAGGCGGGGGCGGCGCCCGACATTTCCAGCCCGACGTCAAACCCCTCGGTCATGCCGAGCGCCGGCATGACGTCGCGCAGCTTTTCCTTCGAGGCATCGACGACATGCTGGACGCCGAGCTTTTTCGCCAGCGCCAGCCGCACCGGGTTGATGTCGGTGATGACCACTTTTCGCGCGCCGACGCACTGCGCCACCAGCGCACCCATGATGCCGATCGGTCCGGCGCCGGTGACCAGCACATCCTCGCCAACCAGATCGAAGGACAACGCTGTGTGGAC
Coding sequences within:
- the tdh gene encoding L-threonine 3-dehydrogenase, translated to MSNMMKALVKAKAEPGIWMEEVPVPEIGPNDVLIKVKKTAICGTDVHIYNWDQWAQKTVPVPMVTGHEFVGTVADFGAAVTEYKVGQRVSGEGHIVCGHCRNCRAGRGHLCRNTLGVGVNRPGAFGEYLAIPQHNVVPIPDDVPDEIAAIFDPLGNAVHTALSFDLVGEDVLVTGAGPIGIMGALVAQCVGARKVVITDINPVRLALAKKLGVQHVVDASKEKLRDVMPALGMTEGFDVGLEMSGAAPAFRDMIDTMNNGGKIAILGIAPTGFEIDWNKVIFKMLHLKGIYGREMFETWYKMIALVQGPLDVTGLITHRIGIDDFQAGFDAMRSGSSGKVVMDW